One Orrella dioscoreae genomic window carries:
- a CDS encoding alanine racemase, whose product MDLTLAPGQRQAYLALVEQYGTPLYVYDGDAIAARYRQLRAGLPPEVEIYYSLKANPNVSVCALLGREGAGAEVSSLAELETARWAGVAARDTIFLGPGKSDEELRACVASRPLAVIVESLQELAALERHAAAARQPLDILLRVNPAASARHRGLSMGGKPRQFGIDEETVLASAATLRALQWLRPRGLHVFFGTRFLDYTEIVANTQRVFELVHAYEAATGLAADIVGIGGGFGVAYYDNETDLDIRALLPALSDTVRHFLAGRGATRIITEQGRYLTAESGAFLTRVRYAKPSRGQVYAVVDGGTNHHLSAVGVGNVLKRDFPLVSLAPAGDRATVPVTVAGPLCTPSDVLARKVPLPDPEPGDLLAVLRSGAYGPSASPGLFLGHGFPAEVLLRNGDSHLVRRRDTPRDVLAPQRLATPFASLPSLPDEASMTRSTIVHTLGAVISRVTGQETGEVSERTRVFDDLNLDSISILEVLVALESEFGIDVDPDALTAQDLETLGAVANYVEARLPETQRG is encoded by the coding sequence ATGGACCTCACGCTTGCGCCCGGCCAACGGCAGGCCTACCTGGCCCTGGTCGAACAGTACGGCACGCCGCTCTACGTGTACGACGGCGACGCCATCGCGGCCCGCTATCGCCAGCTGCGGGCGGGCCTGCCGCCCGAGGTCGAGATCTACTACTCCTTGAAGGCCAACCCGAACGTCAGCGTGTGCGCGCTGCTGGGCCGGGAGGGCGCGGGCGCCGAGGTCTCGTCGCTGGCCGAGCTGGAAACGGCACGCTGGGCGGGCGTGGCCGCAAGGGACACCATCTTCCTCGGCCCAGGCAAGAGCGACGAGGAGTTGCGGGCCTGCGTGGCGTCGCGGCCCCTGGCGGTCATCGTCGAGTCGCTGCAGGAACTGGCCGCGCTGGAACGGCATGCCGCGGCGGCCCGCCAGCCGCTGGACATCCTGCTGCGGGTCAACCCGGCCGCCAGCGCCCGGCATCGCGGCCTGTCCATGGGCGGCAAGCCCAGGCAATTCGGCATCGACGAAGAGACCGTGCTGGCCAGCGCCGCCACCTTGCGCGCCTTGCAATGGCTGCGCCCGCGCGGCCTGCACGTGTTCTTCGGCACCCGTTTCCTGGACTACACCGAGATCGTCGCCAATACGCAGCGGGTGTTCGAACTGGTGCATGCCTACGAGGCCGCCACCGGGCTGGCCGCCGACATCGTGGGCATCGGCGGCGGCTTCGGCGTGGCCTATTACGACAACGAGACCGACCTGGACATCCGGGCGCTGCTGCCCGCGTTGTCGGACACCGTCAGGCACTTCCTGGCTGGCCGGGGCGCCACCCGCATCATCACCGAGCAGGGGCGCTACCTGACCGCCGAAAGCGGCGCGTTCCTGACCCGGGTGCGCTATGCGAAACCCTCGCGCGGGCAGGTGTACGCGGTCGTCGACGGCGGCACCAACCACCACCTGAGCGCCGTGGGTGTCGGCAACGTGCTGAAGAGGGATTTTCCGCTGGTGTCGCTGGCGCCGGCGGGCGACCGTGCCACGGTGCCCGTCACGGTTGCCGGCCCCTTGTGCACGCCCAGCGACGTGCTGGCCAGGAAGGTCCCCCTTCCCGATCCCGAACCTGGCGACCTCCTGGCCGTGCTGCGATCAGGCGCCTACGGCCCGTCCGCCTCGCCCGGCCTTTTCCTCGGCCACGGCTTCCCGGCGGAGGTCCTGCTGCGCAACGGCGACTCGCACCTGGTGCGCCGCCGCGACACGCCGCGGGACGTGCTCGCGCCGCAGCGGCTGGCGACCCCGTTTGCTTCCCTTCCTTCCTTACCTGACGAGGCTTCCATGACCCGATCCACCATCGTGCACACCCTAGGCGCCGTCATCTCGCGCGTCACCGGCCAGGAGACAGGCGAGGTCTCGGAGCGCACCCGCGTCTTCGACGACCTGAACCTGGACTCCATCTCCATCCTCGAAGTCCTCGTGGCGCTGGAGAGCGAATTCGGCATCGATGTCGACCCCGACGCGCTCACCGCGCAGGACCTGGAAACGCTGGGTGCCGTCGCCAACTACGTCGAGGCGCGCCTGCCCGAAACGCAGCGCGGCTGA
- a CDS encoding TetR/AcrR family transcriptional regulator, whose protein sequence is MTTEETDGRRLRGDRSRAHILDHAIAIASVEGLEGITIGRLATEAGVSKGNITVLFGDKESLQIATFLRVMERFREAVVLPAAARRTPLDRLLAWIDNWFDFVEARVLPGGCFLNAVSSEYRARPGKIRDTINSYRHAGLARLREWIEAAKEAGQLLPDTDVQALAFSLLAYQTSANVASLMGDDALFKTARLLSRQRVLAQAVAAPRGRRRKPAIA, encoded by the coding sequence ATGACGACTGAAGAAACCGACGGCCGCCGCCTGCGCGGCGACCGTTCGCGGGCGCACATCCTGGATCACGCCATCGCGATCGCCTCGGTCGAGGGCCTCGAGGGCATCACCATCGGCCGCCTGGCCACCGAGGCGGGCGTCAGCAAAGGCAATATCACCGTGCTGTTTGGCGACAAGGAGTCGCTGCAGATCGCCACCTTCCTGCGCGTCATGGAACGGTTCCGCGAGGCGGTGGTGCTGCCGGCCGCGGCCAGGCGCACGCCGCTGGACCGCCTGCTTGCCTGGATCGACAACTGGTTTGATTTCGTGGAAGCCCGGGTGCTGCCCGGCGGATGTTTCCTGAACGCGGTCAGCAGTGAATACCGGGCGCGTCCAGGCAAGATCCGCGACACGATCAACAGCTACCGGCACGCCGGGCTGGCGCGCCTGCGCGAATGGATAGAGGCCGCGAAGGAAGCCGGCCAGCTGCTGCCCGATACCGACGTGCAGGCGCTGGCGTTTTCGCTCCTGGCTTACCAGACCTCTGCCAACGTCGCCTCGCTGATGGGCGACGATGCGCTTTTCAAGACCGCGCGCCTGCTGTCTCGCCAGCGGGTGCTGGCGCAAGCCGTGGCCGCGCCCCGCGGCCGCAGGCGCAAGCCGGCCATCGCCTGA
- a CDS encoding thioesterase II family protein: MTDPALLASRSLRPAGFHASAAGALVFFPHAGAAAASGRRLLEHLDGTLAGLAVQYPGKGDRKQEAEPHAIEDLAADIVEDLAQAGLLAGPPLTLYGHSMGAAVAFEAALQLEAVGHVPRLVCVSGRRAPSVSLGFTLPLSDAVILRNIEAGAGVPAEVLRSPKFRDALIAGVRNDYTMNVAYHRPPDAALRAPLRFLLSDADPYVDEAAALAWRAHAAGAFDLLHFQGGHFFIDQNLDAVARALR, encoded by the coding sequence ATGACAGACCCTGCCCTGCTCGCCAGCCGCTCCCTGAGACCGGCAGGCTTCCACGCGTCCGCCGCCGGCGCCCTTGTCTTCTTTCCCCACGCGGGCGCTGCGGCCGCCAGCGGCAGGCGCCTGCTCGAACATCTGGACGGGACCCTGGCGGGCCTGGCCGTCCAGTATCCCGGCAAGGGCGACCGCAAGCAGGAAGCCGAGCCTCACGCCATCGAGGACCTCGCCGCCGACATCGTGGAGGACCTGGCGCAGGCGGGCCTGCTGGCGGGGCCACCCCTGACCCTCTACGGACACAGCATGGGCGCGGCGGTGGCCTTCGAAGCCGCGCTGCAGCTGGAGGCCGTCGGGCACGTCCCCCGGCTCGTGTGCGTCTCGGGCAGGCGGGCGCCCTCGGTCTCGCTGGGCTTCACCCTTCCGCTGAGCGACGCGGTGATCCTGCGCAACATCGAGGCCGGCGCGGGGGTGCCGGCAGAGGTCCTGCGCAGCCCCAAGTTCCGCGACGCCCTGATCGCGGGGGTGCGCAACGACTACACGATGAACGTGGCCTACCACCGGCCACCCGACGCCGCCCTGCGCGCGCCGTTGCGCTTCCTGCTGTCGGATGCCGATCCCTATGTCGACGAAGCGGCGGCATTGGCCTGGCGCGCCCACGCCGCCGGCGCCTTCGACCTGCTGCACTTCCAGGGCGGGCATTTCTTCATCGACCAGAACCTGGATGCCGTCGCGCGGGCCTTGCGTTAG
- a CDS encoding Bug family tripartite tricarboxylate transporter substrate binding protein — protein sequence MIRFQPTRRRILSLGAASLLGAAVLPRPARANPVFPSKPVRIVLPYLTSGPNGIATRILADQLSEQWGVPVIVDSKPGGNGTIGALAAKEAAADGYTLLSGAMFVVLNPLIDTQTRFATGDFLPIASFGAPPNVIVVREDSPWRSLEDLVAAARKAPGRLATPHPGVGSSVHLGLSLFLKDAGIEAIVAPYKGSPPYVVDLLGGQLDFAFLSVQLALPQVQGGKLRVLATVSNQRLAELPEVPTLAEAGYPQAVVTPWSGLFARAGTPEDVLQALRRATQEALANAQVQQKYRQMYAELPQDPLQFGALVSAEETRWRGIVASRAIQDL from the coding sequence ATGATCCGCTTCCAGCCCACCCGCCGCCGCATCCTTTCCCTGGGTGCCGCCAGCCTGCTCGGCGCCGCCGTCCTGCCCCGGCCGGCGCGCGCCAATCCGGTCTTTCCCTCCAAGCCGGTACGCATCGTCCTTCCCTATCTCACCAGCGGTCCCAACGGCATCGCCACCCGCATCCTGGCCGACCAGTTGTCCGAGCAATGGGGCGTGCCCGTGATCGTCGACAGCAAGCCCGGCGGCAACGGCACGATCGGCGCCTTGGCCGCCAAGGAGGCCGCCGCCGACGGCTACACCCTGCTGTCGGGCGCCATGTTCGTGGTGCTCAATCCCCTCATCGATACGCAGACGCGCTTCGCCACCGGCGACTTCCTGCCCATCGCGAGCTTCGGCGCGCCGCCCAACGTGATCGTGGTGCGCGAAGACTCGCCGTGGCGTTCGCTGGAAGACCTGGTGGCCGCGGCCCGCAAGGCGCCCGGCCGGCTTGCCACCCCGCATCCGGGCGTCGGCAGCTCGGTGCATCTGGGACTGAGCCTGTTCCTGAAGGACGCGGGCATCGAGGCCATCGTGGCGCCGTACAAGGGCTCGCCCCCTTATGTCGTGGACCTGCTGGGCGGGCAGCTGGATTTCGCCTTCCTCAGCGTGCAGTTGGCGCTGCCGCAGGTCCAGGGCGGCAAGCTGCGCGTGCTGGCCACGGTTTCGAACCAGCGGCTGGCGGAGCTTCCCGAGGTCCCCACGCTGGCCGAGGCGGGCTATCCGCAGGCCGTGGTCACGCCGTGGTCGGGACTCTTCGCGCGCGCAGGCACCCCCGAGGACGTGCTGCAGGCCTTGCGGCGCGCCACGCAGGAGGCCTTGGCGAATGCCCAGGTGCAGCAGAAATACCGCCAGATGTATGCCGAACTCCCGCAGGACCCCCTGCAGTTCGGCGCGCTGGTCAGCGCCGAGGAAACGCGTTGGCGCGGGATTGTCGCCAGCCGCGCCATCCAGGATCTTTGA